AGTCCATGTCGAACACTGTTTCGTCCGTTTCCCCGATGAAGACATCACAGCGCTTCACCCGGCGCGTGGCATAGCGGATCGCCAGCAGTTCATATTCAGGGAGTTTATTGAGCATGATCTCGCCTAGGGGACACGCCGATGGCGCGCGGGCTGTATTGCCTGCGCGTCATCAGCCGGATTGATGGACCGATCAGCTCTTCGTCACGCGCCTCTTCCAATCCTCGACCCAGCGGGGGAGATTCTCGGCGATACCCAGCGGCTCGAAGCGGACCAGCTTTGCAACCTCTTCGTCGCCGTAGACGAGAAGCTTCGCCAGGTTGGGATCGAGCTGGACCGTCTTGTTGCTGGGCGAGTAGCGCATCTCGCGCGCCCACATTTCCTGGACCTCCTTCGACAGTTCGAAGTCGATGAACTTGCGAGCGAGATCCTGGTTGGGCCGCCCAGCCACCAGGTTTGCGGTCAGGAACGAACCAGCGGTCCCTTCCTCAGGCTTGACGAAGTCGACCGGCAGGCCGGCCTTCGACATCACGTATATGTAGTCCTGGGAGAATGCAGAGAGCCAACAATTGCCCTGAGCGACACTGGCCTGGAGCTCGGGCGTGGTGGAGACCAGCGTCGCCTTGTCAAGGATCTGCTCGACAGTCTTCAGGCCCGGCTCGATGTTGTTCAGGTCGCCACCGCTCACCTTATTGATCATCAGGAACGACAGCAGGCCATATCCGTTCGTCGCAATGTCAACGAGCACGCGGTTGTCCGGCGCTTTGCCGCTCCACAAGTCCGACCATTTGGTCGGCCGCTCCATCTTGTCCTTGTTGTAGAGCAGGCCAACGGCAGCCACCAGCATCACCGGGCCTTCGCCACGCGCAAGGCCGGTCGCTCCGAAGGCATAGAGATTCTTTATGTTGGGCACTTCATCGGCCGTCATCGGAGTCAACAGACCTTCACGGGCGGCGATCGCCTCGTGCCCGGCCGAAAAGTGGACAACGTCGATCTGAGGGGCAGCCTTCTGCGCCCGCAAAGACGCCAGCGCGTCGGCGGAATAGCTGGTGACCACCTGGACCTGAACGTTGTACTTCTTCTCGAATGGCTCAATGACGTTCTTGCGATGGAGCTTTTCGAACTCGCCACCGAACGAAGTAACGACCAGTTTTTCCTGCGCCGCTGCGCTGCCACATGCGAGCACGATGGCAGCAAAGAGCGCGCCTGCGCGTAATCCTTTTTGTATATATTGATTGTCGATCATAACGTCTCTCCTCCTGTTTAGTATTCTTGTCTACCATGTCTATTATTTGGGGAACCAAGAGCGATTCGCGATTGTCTAGATGGTGCAATGATATCGACTGAAAGCTCAGGCATCCGACGCAGTCGTCAGGAGGAGGCCTCTTCGTTTCCTGCGCCGATTGCCTCTGCCCATGCCATCAGGCCGTGCTGGAAGCAGGAATGGCCGGCGGGCGAGATGAGAAGCTCGAGGCCCTCGAGGATTTCGCGTGGCTCGTAGCCGCCATCGATCGCTCTGCGCACCTCGTCCGAGATCTGGCTCGTGGGCGCCTTCAGGACCGTGAGGATGACGGCGCTCAGGAGCGCCTTCGTGCGCGCATCGAGCGCCCGCGGCGCGTCGTAGACCGAATGCCTCAAGGCATCCAGCGCGGCGCGCGTGTTGGGATCGATCAGATCGTCAAGATCGGGATATGCCATTGGGAAGTGCCCATTCTGAATCGCGGCTGACGGTATCGCCCGGCCCGAGAAGGCCGGCAGGACGTCCCCGTTTCTCGGCTGCACGCCGCGCAGCGCCGACATCGCCCGCAGGAACGCCGCCTGGCCCGCCTGCCACCCCACCACCAGCATGACGTCCACCATTTCTTCGAGGGTGACGCCGAGGCGGAAGGCTTTGGAGATGTGGGACTGGACCAGCGGCGTCTGCGCGTTGAGCGCGACGAAACCCGCAACGACCAGGATCTCCTTCGTACGTGCGGAAAGATTGCGCTGCTCGACATACATGGCCAGGCCCACCGCATCGATGAGCTTCAGGACGGGAAGGTCGTATTCGGCCAGGACGTGGTGGAACGGATGGACGTAACCACGCGATCGCGCGAAAGCAGACAGGAAGGCCTGCTTCTCGGCCTCTTGTGATTCGGTGTGGATCGTCGCCATTTATCGCCGCCGATGTAGGTCCGCAATGAATGCGCTGTTCAGGCCGGTGAAGGCCAATACCGATTTTCAATCGAGGCGATGCCGACGACGAAGACGTGGGCGCGCAATGCCTCGCGGCTATTGCAAGGATGCCGACACGGTCATACCAGCCGCGCCCGCAGGCGTGATAGCAATCCGCCCAGAATGATGGGGAAGCGAGGCAGTAATGGCAGGTAGCCAGCGCGGCGTGACGGGAGACGACACCCCGGCTCCGTTCGCGGTCGTCACCGGGGGCGCGCACGGCATCGGACGCGCCATCGCAGACCGTCTCGCCGACCATGGCTATCGCGTCATGGTGGCCGACAGGGACGGGCCGGGGGCGGTCCGTGCCGCGTCCGAGCTGGCGGGACCGCAATCGCATGCAGCCTTCGAACTCGACATCGGCCTGCCCGAAACCGCCGCGCGACTGGCGGCGGAAATCGAGGCGCTTGGCGCCGTTCCCCGCCTGCTGGTCAACAATGCCGGCCTCTCCATACCCGGCGCGCTCCTGGACTATCGCGACGAGGAGTGGGACCTGCTGATGCGGACCAATCTGACCGGGACGTTCCGGGTGACGCGCGCGATCGCGCCGATGATGCCGCCGGTCACCAACGGGCGGATCGTGAACATCGCGTCGGTACTCGGCATCACCGGCGTGGCGCGGCGCGGTCCCTATGCGGCAACCAAGGCTGGCGTGCTCGCAATCACGCGGACACTTGCGCTAGAACTCGCGTCGCGCGGCATCACGGTCAACGCGGTGTGCCCCGGGCTCGTCGACACGGCCGCGTCGCGAGCGATCCATACACCGACGTCGCGCGCGGCCTGGCTGGCGCACATTCCGATCGGCCGGTTCGTCACGATGGACGAAGTGGCCGATGCGGTTGCCTTCCTCGCATCGCCCGGTGCGGCGGCGATTACCGGCCAGGCTCTGGCGGTCGATGGCGGCATGAGTTGCGGCCACATGCTTCGTGAATTTGAGGAGGGTTGACGCTGTGGCGCAGACATTGGACGGACAGGTAGCGATCGTCAGCGGCGGCGCGAGCGGCATAGGGCGAGCCATCGCCACGCGGCTGGCGATAGACGGAGCCCATGTCGTTGCCTGCGACCGTAATGGCGCAGGCGCGGAGGCCACCGCGTCCGCCCTGCGCGGCACCGGGCTTTCGGCGATCGCGGTCGCGAGCGACATCTCCAAGCCGGACGAGGTGTCCGCGCTGTTTTCGGGCGTTCAAGAGAAATTCGGCAGGCTCGACATCATGGTTAACTGCGCCGGCTTTGCCATCATGAAGCCGGTCGTGGAAATGACCGTCGAGGAATGGACCAGCCTGGTTGCCACCAACACGTTCGGCTTCTTCCTGATGGCGCAGCGGGCGGCGAAGATGATGCTCCGGCGCCGGTCCGGCCGCATCGTCACCATCGCCACCGGCGCGTCCATGACGGGGATTCCCGGGCGTGGCGGCTACGGGGCCTCCAAGGCCGGGCAGAATGCCCTGACGCGCACCCTCGCG
This portion of the Chelatococcus sp. YT9 genome encodes:
- a CDS encoding SDR family NAD(P)-dependent oxidoreductase, whose translation is MAGSQRGVTGDDTPAPFAVVTGGAHGIGRAIADRLADHGYRVMVADRDGPGAVRAASELAGPQSHAAFELDIGLPETAARLAAEIEALGAVPRLLVNNAGLSIPGALLDYRDEEWDLLMRTNLTGTFRVTRAIAPMMPPVTNGRIVNIASVLGITGVARRGPYAATKAGVLAITRTLALELASRGITVNAVCPGLVDTAASRAIHTPTSRAAWLAHIPIGRFVTMDEVADAVAFLASPGAAAITGQALAVDGGMSCGHMLREFEEG
- a CDS encoding carboxymuconolactone decarboxylase family protein, producing MATIHTESQEAEKQAFLSAFARSRGYVHPFHHVLAEYDLPVLKLIDAVGLAMYVEQRNLSARTKEILVVAGFVALNAQTPLVQSHISKAFRLGVTLEEMVDVMLVVGWQAGQAAFLRAMSALRGVQPRNGDVLPAFSGRAIPSAAIQNGHFPMAYPDLDDLIDPNTRAALDALRHSVYDAPRALDARTKALLSAVILTVLKAPTSQISDEVRRAIDGGYEPREILEGLELLISPAGHSCFQHGLMAWAEAIGAGNEEASS
- a CDS encoding SDR family NAD(P)-dependent oxidoreductase, translated to MAQTLDGQVAIVSGGASGIGRAIATRLAIDGAHVVACDRNGAGAEATASALRGTGLSAIAVASDISKPDEVSALFSGVQEKFGRLDIMVNCAGFAIMKPVVEMTVEEWTSLVATNTFGFFLMAQRAAKMMLRRRSGRIVTIATGASMTGIPGRGGYGASKAGQNALTRTLALELGPSGITVNAIAPGPIDSELTRQIHSDEIRAAYSKSVALKRYGQPEEIAAVVAFLSSSEASFITGEIIAVDGGFLSGRELL
- a CDS encoding extracellular solute-binding protein, producing MIDNQYIQKGLRAGALFAAIVLACGSAAAQEKLVVTSFGGEFEKLHRKNVIEPFEKKYNVQVQVVTSYSADALASLRAQKAAPQIDVVHFSAGHEAIAAREGLLTPMTADEVPNIKNLYAFGATGLARGEGPVMLVAAVGLLYNKDKMERPTKWSDLWSGKAPDNRVLVDIATNGYGLLSFLMINKVSGGDLNNIEPGLKTVEQILDKATLVSTTPELQASVAQGNCWLSAFSQDYIYVMSKAGLPVDFVKPEEGTAGSFLTANLVAGRPNQDLARKFIDFELSKEVQEMWAREMRYSPSNKTVQLDPNLAKLLVYGDEEVAKLVRFEPLGIAENLPRWVEDWKRRVTKS